The Candidatus Hydrogenisulfobacillus filiaventi sequence TTCTTGGCCCGGCTGATGCGGGCCAGCACCGAAGCCGCCGGCCACTGCTTCTCGTCCAGGTCGAGTTCCTTCAGGATCTCCCGCATCAGCTGACGGGAATCGTCGGCATCATACACCAGAAAGTGGGGATCATAGCCCAGCACGGCAATATCGCGGCGCAGGATGCGGACGGCGATGGCGTGGAAGGTCCCGATCCACATGCGGTCGGCGATGGTGCCGACCAGGGCCCGCACCCGCTCCTTCATCTCGTTGGCCGCCTTGTTGGTGAAGGTGAAGGCCAGGATGGAGGACGGATCCACGCCCTGCTCCTGCATGAGATAGGCAATCCGGTAGGTGAGGGTGCGTGTCTTCCCGCTTCCGGCCCCGGCCAGCACCAGGACCGGCCCCTCGGTAGTGAGGCAGGCTTCCCGCTGGCGCTCGTTGAGCGCGGCCAGCAAATCACTCCCCATCGTGCCATGTACCCCCCGTCGACCTTCTGCCGCAATTATAACACTGTGGCTGGAAGGGACCCCGGGAGGATGGGCCGGGCTCAGGGGGCATTGTTGCTGCCGGCGGGCACCCGGTTGCGGCGGCGGACCTTAAGGCGGTCCAGCACCAGCCGGTAGCCGTCCGCCCCGAAGGTGAGCGCCCGCTTCACGCGGGAGATGGTGGCGGAGGACGCGCCGGTGGCATGGGCGATCTCCTCGTAAGTCCGCCCTTCGTCCAACATGGTGGCCACCGCCCAACGCTGAGCCAGGGCCTCCATCTCTGCCACAGTCAGGATGTCCTCGAAGAAGGCCTGGCACTCGGCCGGGGTGCGCAAGGCCAGCACCGCCTCCCACAGAGCATCGGCCGCCGGGTTTTGCAATTTGGGATTCATGCTCAGGCCCGCCTCCCCACGCCCGTCTCTTTCCCGTTTTAGCGTGTTGAAGCGTGGAACGCAAGGGATCACGACCCCGATCCCCCGGATCCGGTACCGCCCGACCCGCCGCCCGAGGAGGATTGGGACCCGCCGCCCGCCGAGGACCCGGAGGCGGCCCCTCCGCCCCCGGATGCCATTTTCATGAGGGCCATGCGGACCGCACTGTCAATCTGGCTTTTCATGCTGCTGGAGGACATGGCCTTCATCACCTCGGCCTCGAGCACCCGCGCCACCGGCGGGCTGGTGAGGGCGGTGTCCACCGCCTGCTCGAGCGCCTTCTGCCCCTGGGGGGTGGTGAGCACCTGCT is a genomic window containing:
- the yerC gene encoding transcriptional repressor - histidine operons (Evidence 2b : Function from indirect experimental evidences (e.g. phenotypes); PubMedId : 23504016, 26735940; Product type r : regulator) — translated: MNPKLQNPAADALWEAVLALRTPAECQAFFEDILTVAEMEALAQRWAVATMLDEGRTYEEIAHATGASSATISRVKRALTFGADGYRLVLDRLKVRRRNRVPAGSNNAP
- a CDS encoding exported protein of unknown function (Evidence 5 : Unknown function), producing MYGRWALLAAAALVSAGCSLSGGQSAQGSSGGGGSGGGASRQQVEKAVAEQFRSPQVQKLIADSASATRLEQVLTTPQGQKALEQAVDTALTSPPVARVLEAEVMKAMSSSSMKSQIDSAVRMALMKMASGGGGAASGSSAGGGSQSSSGGGSGGTGSGGSGS